One window of the Hippoglossus hippoglossus isolate fHipHip1 chromosome 9, fHipHip1.pri, whole genome shotgun sequence genome contains the following:
- the fzd10 gene encoding frizzled-10: MREPCVVVVMNILSFSSLKQEGRMRACAKLSLVCVLLVLWSSGASAISSIDPDWPGEGKCQHINIPQCKDIGYNMTLMPNLMGHDDQKEAAIKLQEFATLIQFGCHSHLKFFLCSLYAPMCTEQVSNPIPACRVMCEQVKLKCSPILEQFKFPWPDSLDCSRLPTKNDPNNLCMEAPNNGSDEPPKVSHTQPPDYRPQRPLGGHDLHLKDSSSKRTCSNHGKFHFVEKSESCAPKCYPKVDVYWSQGDKQFSLVWMAIWSILCFVSSAFTVLTFLIDPQRFKYPERPIIFLSMSYCVYSVGYLIRLFVGAERIACDRDNGVQYVIQEGLESTGCTIVFLILYYFGMASSLWWVILTLTWFLAAGKKWGHEAIEANSSYFHLAAWAIPAVKTIMILVMRKVAGDELTGICYVGSMDVKALTGFVLIPLSCYLIIGTSFLLSGFVALFHIRKIMKTEGENTDKLEKLMVRIGVFSVLYTVPATCVIACYFYERLNMDYWRILAVEQKCVDGGGPESAECVMKTSIPAIEIFMVKIFMLLVVGITSGMWIWTSKTLQSWQNVFSRKLKKRTRRKTASVFTSSRPYIKPHPSLKGHSTKYEPTRPPPTCV; encoded by the coding sequence ATGAGAGAACCGTGTGTTGTGGTAGTGATGAACATCCTGTCgttttcttcattaaaacaaGAAGGGAGGATGCGTGCATGTGCCAAACTGAGCCtcgtgtgtgtgctgctggtcCTGTGGAGCAGTGGAGCTTCAGCTATCAGCTCCATAGACCCGGACTGGCCAGGAGAGGGGAAATGTCAACACATCAACATCCCCCAGTGTAAAGACATTGGCTACAATATGACTCTCATGCCAAATCTCATGGGCCACGATGACCAAAAAGAGGCAGCGATAAAGCTGCAGGAGTTTGCAACACTGATACAGTTTGGATGCCACAGTCATCTCAAATTTTTCCTGTGCTCGCTGTACGCTCCCATGTGCACGGAGCAGGTTTCCAACCCCATCCCAGCGTGTAGAGTTATGTGTGAGCAGGTGAAGTTAAAATGCTCGCCCATCTTGGAACAGTTTAAGTTCCCGTGGCCCGACTCTCTGGACTGCTCCCGGCTGCCGACCAAAAATGACCCAAACAACCTCTGCATGGAGGCGCCCAACAACGGCTCAGACGAGCCCCCCAAAGTCTCCCACACCCAGCCCCCAGACTACAGGCCACAGCGGCCTCTGGGCGGCCACGACCTGCACCTGAaggacagcagcagcaagcGGACGTGCAGCAACCACGGCAAGTTCCACTTTGTGGAGAAGAGCGAGTCCTGTGCCCCCAAATGCTACCCCAAAGTGGACGTATACTGGAGTCAGGGAGACAAGCAGTTCTCTCTGGTGTGGATGGCCATCTGGTCCATCCTCTGCTTTGTCTCCAGTGCCTTCACTGTGCTCACGTTCCTCATAGACCCTCAGAGATTCAAATACCCAGAGAGGCCGATCATCTTCCTCTCCATGTCCTACTGTGTTTACTCTGTGGGCTACCTCATCCGACTTTTTGTGGGCGCTGAAAGAATAGCCTGTGACAGAGACAATGGGGTGCAATATGTTATCCAGGAGGGTCTGGAGAGCACCGGCTGCACTATTGTGTTCCTCATCCTGTATTATTTTGGCATGGCCAGCTCCCTCTGGTGGGTTATCCTGACCCTCACATGGTTCCTGGCTGCGGGGAAGAAGTGGGGTCATGAGGCCATCGAGGCCAACAGCAGCTACTTCCACCTGGCGGCGTGGGCCATCCCGGCTGTGAAGACCATCATGATCCTGGTGATGAGGAAGGTGGCGGGGGACGAGCTGACGGGCATCTGCTACGTGGGCAGCATGGATGTCAAAGCTCTCACCGGCTTTGTGCTAATTCCTCTCTCCTGCTATCTTATTATTGGCACTTCTTTCCTGCTGTCGGGCTTCGTGGCTCTCTTCCATATCCGTAAGATaatgaaaacagagggagaaaacacGGACAAGCTGGAGAAGCTGATGGTTCGCATCGGGGTCTTCTCTGTGCTCTACACTGTCCCTGCCACCTGCGTGATCGCCTGCTACTTCTACGAGAGGCTCAACATGGACTACTGGCGCATCCTGGCAGTGGAGCAGAAGTGTGTGGACGGCGGCGGGCCGGAGTCAGCTGAGTGTGTCATGAAGACTTCCATCCCCGCCATCGAGATCTTCATGGTGAAGATCTTCATGCTGCTGGTGGTGGGCATCACCAGCGGCATGTGGATCTGGACGTCAAAGACGCTGCAGTCGTGGCAGAATGTGTTTAGCAGGAAGCTAaagaagaggacgaggagaaagACTGCCAGTGTGTTCACCAGCAGTAGGCCTTACATCAAACCTCACCCATCTCTCAAAGGGCACAGCACTAAGTATGAGCCTACACGGCCTCCTCCAACATGTGTATGA